The following are encoded together in the Lactuca sativa cultivar Salinas chromosome 1, Lsat_Salinas_v11, whole genome shotgun sequence genome:
- the LOC111915734 gene encoding uncharacterized protein LOC111915734 isoform X1 produces the protein MAMNLSKNKGYGWAVSAGLNAAFAAISAKFIGPQLFRYAMVIFFNVVMWGCYVNSLKALSSLQATVTNFATNFLSSGLAGFFLFQEPLSLKWFAGALLIVAGVFVLSRSSIEEKKSKD, from the exons ATGGCAATGAATCTTAGCAAGAACAAAGGCTATGGATGGGCGGTTTCAGCTGGACTTAATGCCGCTTTTGCTGCCATTTCTGCCAAGTTCATTGGCCCACAG CTTTTTAGGTATGCCATGGTTATATTTTTCAATGTTGTGATGTGGGGATGCTATGTGAATAGCTTGAAAGCTCTCTCATCTCTTCAAGCAACTGTCACCAACTTTGCAACCAACTTTCTTTCTTCTGGTTTAGCTGGATTCTTCCTCTTTCAGGAACCACTATCACTCAAG TGGTTTGCAGGTGCCCTTCTCATTGTAGCTGGTGTATTTGTACTCAGTAGGTCAAGTATagaagagaaaaagagcaaagaCTAA
- the LOC111915734 gene encoding uncharacterized protein LOC111915734 isoform X2, with the protein MAMNLSKNKGYGWAVSAGLNAAFAAISAKFIGPQLFRYAMVIFFNVVMWGCYVNSLKALSSLQATVTNFATNFLSSGLAGFFLFQEPLSLKVPFSL; encoded by the exons ATGGCAATGAATCTTAGCAAGAACAAAGGCTATGGATGGGCGGTTTCAGCTGGACTTAATGCCGCTTTTGCTGCCATTTCTGCCAAGTTCATTGGCCCACAG CTTTTTAGGTATGCCATGGTTATATTTTTCAATGTTGTGATGTGGGGATGCTATGTGAATAGCTTGAAAGCTCTCTCATCTCTTCAAGCAACTGTCACCAACTTTGCAACCAACTTTCTTTCTTCTGGTTTAGCTGGATTCTTCCTCTTTCAGGAACCACTATCACTCAAG GTGCCCTTCTCATTGTAG
- the LOC111915735 gene encoding histone H3.3: MARTKQTARKSTGGKAPRKQLATKAARKSAPTTGGVKKPHRYRPGTVALREIRKYQKSTELLIRKLPFQRLVREIAQDFKTDLRFQSHAVLALQEAAEAYLVGLFEDTNLCAIHAKRVTIMPKDIQLARRIRGERA; the protein is encoded by the exons ATGGCTCGTACAAAGCAGACTGCTCGTAAGTCCACCGGAGGAAAGGCTCCCAGGAAGCAACTTGCTACCAAG GCTGCCAGGAAATCAGCTCCGACAACCGGAGGAGTGAAGAAGCCCCATCGTTACCGTCCCGGAACTGTTGCTCTGCG TGAGATTCGTAAGTACCAGAAAAGTACTGAGCTGCTGATCCGCAAATTGCCATTCCAGAGGCTTGTTCGTGAAATCGCCCAAGATTTCAAG ACTGACTTGAGGTTCCAGAGCCACGCTGTGTTGGCCCTTCAGGAGGCAGCAGAGGCTTACCTGGTTGGTCTCTTTGAGGATACCAACTTGTGTGCCATTCACGCTAAAAGGGTTACAATCATGCCCAAGGACATCCAGTTGGCTAGGCGTATCCGTGGTGAGCGTGCTTAG
- the LOC111915736 gene encoding protein MALE DISCOVERER 2 isoform X1, with amino-acid sequence MGCRWTTYKLCLACFMLLILLHSCSSLNPEGVALLDFRAGVSYDPYGAFTSWNPSDLDPCSWSNVLCVDGNVQVLDLNGLSLEGVLAPEIGNLTHLRHLVLSQNQFSGAIPKELGELTMLEILDLRDNNFSGFIPSELGRMHSLKRLLLCNNNLEGSIPMELRTLNFLYEMQYDENLLSLVADGIGCLNRKFGHCIWQGDFKLLKKADPLLIWIKETVNSYLKLFQFIMHGKCSSHNCLNTEKRAESEEEEEETEDVKQEHDGNIVRRKLAEQSPNLAAAPSPIDGFGPPKIINLPSSRSSGSFPAVPKEKKEATPTPININNNNNPPPSSHGPFKDSTPENQNQNQESESNSNMWKILVIIFCLILVVIMCITLWCVCRSRAVKTIAPWRSGISGQLQKAFVTGVPKLNRMELETACEDFSNIIETTEGYTLYKGTLSSGVEICVASTSMTSLKDWSKRAELGFRKKIDALSRVNHKNFVNVIGYCEEDEPFARMMVFEYAPNGSLSEHLHVKELEHLDWRSRMRIIMGTAYCLEYMHELNPPIPHSNLNSTMIRLTEDYAPKVAEMSFWRDLMSKSKLSTADSESEHSQLPPLIDTETNVYCFGLLMREIISGIKVPLLPSQQEYLDDNTVDPTLKSFKQEEVDIIYQVIEECIQQDPRNRPTMKQVVQKLKGGLGISPEQAVPRLSPLWWAELEILSGEPV; translated from the exons ATGGGGTGTAGATGGACAACATATAAACTCTGTTTAGCTTGTTTCATGCTTCTGATTCTTCTTCACAGCTGTTCTTCACTGAATCCAGAGG GTGTGGCCTTGTTGGATTTTCGGGCAGGAGTGTCTTATGATCCATATGGCGCATTCACAAGTTGGAATCCCAGTGACCTTGACCCATGCTCATGGTCTAATGTTCTTTGTGTTGATGGTAATGTTCAAGTCTT GGATCTCAACGGGCTATCTTTGGAAGGTGTATTGGCACCTGAGATTGGGAACCTTACTCATTTGAGACATCT TGTCCTCTCACAGAATCAGTTCTCAGGAGCTATTCCCAAAGAGCTTGGTGAGCTCACAATGCTGGAGATACTAGACTTGAGGGATAATAACTTCAGTGGATTTATTCCCTCAGAGCTAGGAAGAATGCATTCATTAAAACGGTT GTTGCTGTGTAACAACAATCTTGAAGGATCCATTCCCATGGAGCTCAGGACTCTCAACTTTCTGTATGAAATGCAATATGATGAAAATCTTTTATCCCTTGTTGCAGATGGGATCGGATGTCTAAATAGGAAATTTGGACATTG CATCTGGCAGGGAGATTTTAAACTTCTAAAGAAAGCTGATCCTCTTCTAATATGGATTAAAGAAACAGTTAATAGTTACCTCAAATTGTTCCAATT TATCATGCATGGAAAGTGCTCCTCACACAATTGCCTTAACACTGAAAAAA GAGCTGaatcagaagaagaagaagaagaaacagaaGATGTGAAACAGGAACATGATGGGAATATCGTACGCCGAAAACTAGCAGAACAATCTCCAAATCTAGCAGCTGCACCTTCTCCAATTGACGGATTTGGTCCCCCAAAAATTATAAATCTCCCAAGTAGTAGAAGCAGCGGATCATTTCCTGCTGtaccaaaagaaaaaaaagaagctACACCTACACctattaatattaataataataataatccccCACCATCATCACATGGCCCCTTTAAAGACTCAACTCctgaaaatcaaaatcaaaatcaagaaaGTGAATCCAATTCAAATATGTGGAAGATTTTGGTCATAATATTTTGCCTAATCCTCGTGGTAATCATGTGCATAACTCTTTGGTGCGTGTGTCGAAGTCGGGCAGTGAAGACAATAGCTCCTTGGAGAAGTGGTATCAGTGGCCAGTTGCAGAAAGCTTTTGTTACTG GTGTTCCAAAGCTAAACCGGATGGAGCTAGAAACAGCATGCGAGGATTTCAGCAACATTATCGAGACAACAGAAGGTTACACTCTATACAAAGGAACATTATCAAGTGGAGTCGAGATTTGTGTTGCATCAACCAGTATGACGAGTCTCAAAGATTGGTCAAAGCGTGCCGAATTAGGCTTCCGTAAGAAG ATTGATGCGTTGTCACGAGTGAATCACAAAAACTTTGTTAATGTTATTGGTTATTGTGAGGAGGATGAACCTTTTGCTAGGATGATGGTGTTTGAGTATGCTCCTAATGGCTCACTCTCGGAGCATCTACATG ttaaAGAGCTTGAGCATCTTGATTGGCGTTCGAGGATGAGGATTATTATGGGAACGGCTTACTGTCTTGAGTACATGCACGAATTGAATCCTCCCATACCCCACTCAAACCTCAACTCCACAATGATCCGTTTGACCGAAGATTATGCACCCAAA GTTGCAGAGATGAGTTTCTGGAGAGATTTgatgtcaaaatcaaaattatcaACAGCAGATTCTGAATCCGAGCATTCTCAACTGCCACCACTGATTGATACGGAGACAAATGTCTACTGTTTTGGCCTCTTAATGCGCGAAATCATTTCTGGCATCAAAGTACCTCTTCTACCTTCG CAGCAGGAATATCTGGATGACAACACGGTTGATCCAACGTTAAAATCATTTAAGCAAGAAGAAGTTGACATCATTTATCAAGTTATTGAAGAATGCATCCAACAAGATCCTCGAAACAGACCAACAATGAAACAAGTGGTTCAGAAGCTAAAGGGAGGCCTCGGGATTTCACCCGAGCAAGCAGTGCCCAGACTTTCGCCTCTTTGGTGGGCTGAACTCGAGATCTTATCTGGAGAACCAGTGTAA
- the LOC111915736 gene encoding protein MALE DISCOVERER 2 isoform X2 gives MGCRWTTYKLCLACFMLLILLHSCSSLNPEGVALLDFRAGVSYDPYGAFTSWNPSDLDPCSWSNVLCVDGNVQVLDLNGLSLEGVLAPEIGNLTHLRHLVLSQNQFSGAIPKELGELTMLEILDLRDNNFSGFIPSELGRMHSLKRLLLCNNNLEGSIPMELRTLNFLYEMQYDENLLSLVADGIGCLNRKFGHCIWQGDFKLLKKADPLLIWIKETVNSYLKLFQFIMHGKCSSHNCLNTEKRAESEEEEEETEDVKQEHDGNIVRRKLAEQSPNLAAAPSPIDGFGPPKIINLPSSRSSGSFPAVPKEKKEATPTPININNNNNPPPSSHGPFKDSTPENQNQNQESESNSNMWKILVIIFCLILVVIMCITLWCVCRSRAVKTIAPWRSGISGQLQKAFVTGVPKLNRMELETACEDFSNIIETTEGYTLYKGTLSSGVEICVASTSMTSLKDWSKRAELGFRKKIDALSRVNHKNFVNVIGYCEEDEPFARMMVFEYAPNGSLSEHLHVKELEHLDWRSRMRIIMGTAYCLEYMHELNPPIPHSNLNSTMIRLTEDYAPKVAEMSFWRDLMSKSKLSTADSESEHSQLPPLIDTETNVYCFGLLMREIISGIKVPLLPSQEYLDDNTVDPTLKSFKQEEVDIIYQVIEECIQQDPRNRPTMKQVVQKLKGGLGISPEQAVPRLSPLWWAELEILSGEPV, from the exons ATGGGGTGTAGATGGACAACATATAAACTCTGTTTAGCTTGTTTCATGCTTCTGATTCTTCTTCACAGCTGTTCTTCACTGAATCCAGAGG GTGTGGCCTTGTTGGATTTTCGGGCAGGAGTGTCTTATGATCCATATGGCGCATTCACAAGTTGGAATCCCAGTGACCTTGACCCATGCTCATGGTCTAATGTTCTTTGTGTTGATGGTAATGTTCAAGTCTT GGATCTCAACGGGCTATCTTTGGAAGGTGTATTGGCACCTGAGATTGGGAACCTTACTCATTTGAGACATCT TGTCCTCTCACAGAATCAGTTCTCAGGAGCTATTCCCAAAGAGCTTGGTGAGCTCACAATGCTGGAGATACTAGACTTGAGGGATAATAACTTCAGTGGATTTATTCCCTCAGAGCTAGGAAGAATGCATTCATTAAAACGGTT GTTGCTGTGTAACAACAATCTTGAAGGATCCATTCCCATGGAGCTCAGGACTCTCAACTTTCTGTATGAAATGCAATATGATGAAAATCTTTTATCCCTTGTTGCAGATGGGATCGGATGTCTAAATAGGAAATTTGGACATTG CATCTGGCAGGGAGATTTTAAACTTCTAAAGAAAGCTGATCCTCTTCTAATATGGATTAAAGAAACAGTTAATAGTTACCTCAAATTGTTCCAATT TATCATGCATGGAAAGTGCTCCTCACACAATTGCCTTAACACTGAAAAAA GAGCTGaatcagaagaagaagaagaagaaacagaaGATGTGAAACAGGAACATGATGGGAATATCGTACGCCGAAAACTAGCAGAACAATCTCCAAATCTAGCAGCTGCACCTTCTCCAATTGACGGATTTGGTCCCCCAAAAATTATAAATCTCCCAAGTAGTAGAAGCAGCGGATCATTTCCTGCTGtaccaaaagaaaaaaaagaagctACACCTACACctattaatattaataataataataatccccCACCATCATCACATGGCCCCTTTAAAGACTCAACTCctgaaaatcaaaatcaaaatcaagaaaGTGAATCCAATTCAAATATGTGGAAGATTTTGGTCATAATATTTTGCCTAATCCTCGTGGTAATCATGTGCATAACTCTTTGGTGCGTGTGTCGAAGTCGGGCAGTGAAGACAATAGCTCCTTGGAGAAGTGGTATCAGTGGCCAGTTGCAGAAAGCTTTTGTTACTG GTGTTCCAAAGCTAAACCGGATGGAGCTAGAAACAGCATGCGAGGATTTCAGCAACATTATCGAGACAACAGAAGGTTACACTCTATACAAAGGAACATTATCAAGTGGAGTCGAGATTTGTGTTGCATCAACCAGTATGACGAGTCTCAAAGATTGGTCAAAGCGTGCCGAATTAGGCTTCCGTAAGAAG ATTGATGCGTTGTCACGAGTGAATCACAAAAACTTTGTTAATGTTATTGGTTATTGTGAGGAGGATGAACCTTTTGCTAGGATGATGGTGTTTGAGTATGCTCCTAATGGCTCACTCTCGGAGCATCTACATG ttaaAGAGCTTGAGCATCTTGATTGGCGTTCGAGGATGAGGATTATTATGGGAACGGCTTACTGTCTTGAGTACATGCACGAATTGAATCCTCCCATACCCCACTCAAACCTCAACTCCACAATGATCCGTTTGACCGAAGATTATGCACCCAAA GTTGCAGAGATGAGTTTCTGGAGAGATTTgatgtcaaaatcaaaattatcaACAGCAGATTCTGAATCCGAGCATTCTCAACTGCCACCACTGATTGATACGGAGACAAATGTCTACTGTTTTGGCCTCTTAATGCGCGAAATCATTTCTGGCATCAAAGTACCTCTTCTACCTTCG CAGGAATATCTGGATGACAACACGGTTGATCCAACGTTAAAATCATTTAAGCAAGAAGAAGTTGACATCATTTATCAAGTTATTGAAGAATGCATCCAACAAGATCCTCGAAACAGACCAACAATGAAACAAGTGGTTCAGAAGCTAAAGGGAGGCCTCGGGATTTCACCCGAGCAAGCAGTGCCCAGACTTTCGCCTCTTTGGTGGGCTGAACTCGAGATCTTATCTGGAGAACCAGTGTAA
- the LOC111915736 gene encoding protein MALE DISCOVERER 2 isoform X3, which yields MLEILDLRDNNFSGFIPSELGRMHSLKRLLLCNNNLEGSIPMELRTLNFLYEMQYDENLLSLVADGIGCLNRKFGHCIWQGDFKLLKKADPLLIWIKETVNSYLKLFQFIMHGKCSSHNCLNTEKRAESEEEEEETEDVKQEHDGNIVRRKLAEQSPNLAAAPSPIDGFGPPKIINLPSSRSSGSFPAVPKEKKEATPTPININNNNNPPPSSHGPFKDSTPENQNQNQESESNSNMWKILVIIFCLILVVIMCITLWCVCRSRAVKTIAPWRSGISGQLQKAFVTGVPKLNRMELETACEDFSNIIETTEGYTLYKGTLSSGVEICVASTSMTSLKDWSKRAELGFRKKIDALSRVNHKNFVNVIGYCEEDEPFARMMVFEYAPNGSLSEHLHVKELEHLDWRSRMRIIMGTAYCLEYMHELNPPIPHSNLNSTMIRLTEDYAPKVAEMSFWRDLMSKSKLSTADSESEHSQLPPLIDTETNVYCFGLLMREIISGIKVPLLPSQQEYLDDNTVDPTLKSFKQEEVDIIYQVIEECIQQDPRNRPTMKQVVQKLKGGLGISPEQAVPRLSPLWWAELEILSGEPV from the exons ATGCTGGAGATACTAGACTTGAGGGATAATAACTTCAGTGGATTTATTCCCTCAGAGCTAGGAAGAATGCATTCATTAAAACGGTT GTTGCTGTGTAACAACAATCTTGAAGGATCCATTCCCATGGAGCTCAGGACTCTCAACTTTCTGTATGAAATGCAATATGATGAAAATCTTTTATCCCTTGTTGCAGATGGGATCGGATGTCTAAATAGGAAATTTGGACATTG CATCTGGCAGGGAGATTTTAAACTTCTAAAGAAAGCTGATCCTCTTCTAATATGGATTAAAGAAACAGTTAATAGTTACCTCAAATTGTTCCAATT TATCATGCATGGAAAGTGCTCCTCACACAATTGCCTTAACACTGAAAAAA GAGCTGaatcagaagaagaagaagaagaaacagaaGATGTGAAACAGGAACATGATGGGAATATCGTACGCCGAAAACTAGCAGAACAATCTCCAAATCTAGCAGCTGCACCTTCTCCAATTGACGGATTTGGTCCCCCAAAAATTATAAATCTCCCAAGTAGTAGAAGCAGCGGATCATTTCCTGCTGtaccaaaagaaaaaaaagaagctACACCTACACctattaatattaataataataataatccccCACCATCATCACATGGCCCCTTTAAAGACTCAACTCctgaaaatcaaaatcaaaatcaagaaaGTGAATCCAATTCAAATATGTGGAAGATTTTGGTCATAATATTTTGCCTAATCCTCGTGGTAATCATGTGCATAACTCTTTGGTGCGTGTGTCGAAGTCGGGCAGTGAAGACAATAGCTCCTTGGAGAAGTGGTATCAGTGGCCAGTTGCAGAAAGCTTTTGTTACTG GTGTTCCAAAGCTAAACCGGATGGAGCTAGAAACAGCATGCGAGGATTTCAGCAACATTATCGAGACAACAGAAGGTTACACTCTATACAAAGGAACATTATCAAGTGGAGTCGAGATTTGTGTTGCATCAACCAGTATGACGAGTCTCAAAGATTGGTCAAAGCGTGCCGAATTAGGCTTCCGTAAGAAG ATTGATGCGTTGTCACGAGTGAATCACAAAAACTTTGTTAATGTTATTGGTTATTGTGAGGAGGATGAACCTTTTGCTAGGATGATGGTGTTTGAGTATGCTCCTAATGGCTCACTCTCGGAGCATCTACATG ttaaAGAGCTTGAGCATCTTGATTGGCGTTCGAGGATGAGGATTATTATGGGAACGGCTTACTGTCTTGAGTACATGCACGAATTGAATCCTCCCATACCCCACTCAAACCTCAACTCCACAATGATCCGTTTGACCGAAGATTATGCACCCAAA GTTGCAGAGATGAGTTTCTGGAGAGATTTgatgtcaaaatcaaaattatcaACAGCAGATTCTGAATCCGAGCATTCTCAACTGCCACCACTGATTGATACGGAGACAAATGTCTACTGTTTTGGCCTCTTAATGCGCGAAATCATTTCTGGCATCAAAGTACCTCTTCTACCTTCG CAGCAGGAATATCTGGATGACAACACGGTTGATCCAACGTTAAAATCATTTAAGCAAGAAGAAGTTGACATCATTTATCAAGTTATTGAAGAATGCATCCAACAAGATCCTCGAAACAGACCAACAATGAAACAAGTGGTTCAGAAGCTAAAGGGAGGCCTCGGGATTTCACCCGAGCAAGCAGTGCCCAGACTTTCGCCTCTTTGGTGGGCTGAACTCGAGATCTTATCTGGAGAACCAGTGTAA